In Flavobacterium cerinum, one genomic interval encodes:
- a CDS encoding LytR/AlgR family response regulator transcription factor, whose amino-acid sequence MHYPFLLIDDDEKVAKNILEVFEDFEDFLCLGVIKTKEEAINRILELKPKLVFIEIASKKQDSDLSFAILTELNEFLEELPYFVVLTSDESHAFEAIKKGVSDYLLKPLSQSELRKCLLRFQKKNPVKEPETICVKSYGDYQFVHLKDITHLKADNNTTDIYLSSGQKVSAYKTLKHFESLLPFYFLRIHNSSIVNINYVSRIHLGKLKCYLNNNEISIPFSKSYKDNIDTIIRRISS is encoded by the coding sequence GTGCACTATCCGTTTTTGCTAATTGATGACGATGAGAAGGTAGCCAAGAACATTTTGGAGGTTTTTGAAGATTTTGAAGACTTTCTATGCCTTGGTGTGATAAAAACAAAAGAAGAAGCTATTAACAGGATTTTAGAGCTTAAACCAAAACTGGTGTTCATTGAAATTGCTTCAAAAAAACAGGATTCGGATTTATCCTTTGCGATTTTAACCGAATTAAATGAGTTTCTCGAAGAATTACCGTATTTTGTGGTGCTTACTTCTGATGAGAGTCATGCTTTTGAAGCTATAAAAAAAGGGGTTTCGGATTATTTATTAAAACCTTTAAGTCAGAGTGAGCTTCGTAAGTGCCTGCTTCGCTTTCAGAAAAAAAATCCGGTCAAAGAACCTGAAACTATTTGTGTAAAATCATACGGTGATTATCAATTTGTGCATTTAAAAGACATTACTCATTTAAAAGCAGACAATAATACCACCGATATTTACCTTAGCTCCGGTCAGAAAGTAAGTGCTTACAAAACTTTAAAACATTTTGAAAGCCTGCTTCCTTTTTACTTTTTAAGGATACACAACAGTTCGATTGTTAATATTAATTATGTTTCCCGAATACATTTGGGCAAATTGAAATGCTATTTAAATAATAATGAAATTTCCATACCTTTCTCCAAATCGTATAAAGATAACATCGATACAATTATAAGGCGGATTTCTTCTTAG
- a CDS encoding YqjF family protein, which produces MIKLFFPMTAIEQLLSDTAHRTFDYPKSRWIYYQEWNNALFLHWKVPVTLLEKLVPEKLNIDTFDGHAYVSLVAFTMQKIRPRNLPAITFISDFDEINIRTYIDNDNKKGVYFLNIEAAKSLSAYIAKKLSGLPYEKSVINRSDTSYSSYNTQKAFALETEFEIKEPISSKTALDKWLTERYCLYLDQEKSLYRYDIHHKEWEIKNVHLKQLSLNYTIDNISLSNTPDFIHYSDGVKVVAWERSKI; this is translated from the coding sequence ATGATCAAGCTATTTTTTCCAATGACAGCAATTGAACAATTACTTTCCGACACCGCCCACCGAACCTTTGATTATCCCAAATCCCGATGGATCTATTATCAGGAATGGAATAATGCTTTGTTTTTACATTGGAAAGTTCCTGTGACTTTACTAGAAAAGCTTGTTCCCGAAAAACTCAATATCGATACTTTCGACGGTCATGCTTATGTATCATTAGTTGCCTTTACCATGCAAAAAATCCGACCGCGAAATTTACCGGCAATTACTTTTATTTCTGATTTTGATGAAATCAACATACGAACCTATATTGATAACGACAATAAAAAAGGGGTTTACTTTTTAAATATTGAAGCTGCGAAATCTTTATCTGCTTATATTGCTAAAAAATTATCCGGACTTCCTTATGAAAAATCGGTTATAAATCGTTCCGATACCTCCTATAGTTCATACAATACGCAAAAAGCTTTTGCTCTGGAAACCGAATTCGAAATCAAAGAACCCATCTCATCAAAAACAGCTTTAGACAAATGGCTTACTGAGCGTTATTGTCTGTATCTTGATCAGGAAAAATCTTTATACCGTTACGACATTCATCATAAAGAATGGGAGATTAAAAATGTTCATTTAAAACAACTTAGTCTAAACTATACTATCGATAATATATCGCTTTCCAATACGCCCGACTTTATTCATTATTCCGATGGTGTAAAAGTTGTCGCCTGGGAAAGAAGTAAAATATAA
- a CDS encoding DUF7677 family protein, whose protein sequence is MKLPAHQKSNIRHFIYYLVNGTLNFTIIRETFGDSYHHSLKTNPDLFYKTACIYIDQETNPNYNTISNSRLGSFICRLYQNPTDLNDFQDWEIDFTTDKPTFSSDFKNFTKWFITANTVDSISFHDYIDDGATFVEQCFAIWTNVVTLENNTVTNYQYAISRVEEYIKSYYINNYPDNLEDWECELY, encoded by the coding sequence ATGAAATTACCCGCTCATCAGAAGTCTAACATCCGACATTTTATATACTATCTTGTTAACGGGACGCTTAATTTTACTATAATCCGGGAGACATTTGGCGACAGTTATCATCATTCTTTAAAAACAAATCCCGATCTTTTTTACAAAACAGCTTGCATTTATATTGATCAAGAAACAAATCCGAATTACAATACTATAAGTAATTCAAGATTAGGATCTTTTATTTGCCGACTTTATCAGAATCCCACCGACTTAAACGATTTTCAAGATTGGGAAATTGATTTTACAACCGATAAACCAACATTTTCTTCCGATTTTAAAAACTTTACAAAATGGTTTATTACAGCAAATACCGTTGACTCCATTTCTTTTCACGATTATATTGATGACGGTGCCACATTTGTAGAGCAATGCTTTGCAATCTGGACCAATGTTGTAACACTAGAGAATAACACCGTAACCAACTACCAATATGCTATTAGTCGTGTAGAAGAATACATTAAGTCCTATTATATAAACAATTATCCGGATAATCTTGAGGATTGGGAATGCGAACTGTATTAG
- a CDS encoding patatin-like phospholipase family protein, which produces MDLQTKSIGLILSGGGTKGLAHAGALKFLEEINIRPIQIAGTSAGSIIGALYAWGKSPEQILEFFKSIYFFHWKHFTLKKAGLIDSESFKKYFSSIFEEATLADLKVQTHITATDMVKGKLKIFSPDTKIVDAILASSSFPGVMSPYEIKGSIYSDGGILNHFPTDILQGRCDTLIGVYVSPIQKIEAKDLSSIKAVTTRAFDLLSANSNMQKFNNCDWVIEPEELSIFSTFETNKNRMETIFNIGYEAAKKSYLELKL; this is translated from the coding sequence TAGCCCATGCCGGCGCGCTTAAATTTTTAGAAGAAATAAACATCCGCCCGATTCAGATAGCCGGAACCAGCGCCGGATCAATCATCGGAGCTTTATACGCCTGGGGCAAGTCACCCGAGCAGATTCTGGAATTCTTTAAGTCAATTTATTTTTTCCATTGGAAACATTTTACGCTAAAAAAAGCCGGACTGATCGATTCAGAGTCGTTTAAAAAATATTTTTCCTCCATTTTTGAAGAAGCCACTTTAGCCGATTTAAAAGTCCAAACGCATATCACTGCAACGGATATGGTTAAAGGGAAACTAAAAATTTTCAGTCCCGATACCAAAATTGTGGATGCGATTCTGGCTTCCTCCTCTTTCCCCGGTGTAATGTCACCTTATGAAATCAAAGGAAGTATTTACAGTGACGGCGGAATTCTGAATCATTTCCCGACAGATATCCTGCAAGGTCGTTGTGATACCCTTATCGGTGTTTATGTAAGTCCGATCCAAAAAATTGAAGCTAAAGACTTATCCTCAATAAAAGCAGTAACCACAAGGGCTTTCGATTTACTTTCCGCTAATTCCAATATGCAGAAATTCAACAACTGTGATTGGGTTATCGAGCCGGAGGAACTGAGTATTTTCAGTACGTTTGAAACCAATAAAAACCGGATGGAAACCATTTTTAATATCGGATATGAAGCTGCAAAAAAATCGTATCTTGAATTAAAATTGTAA
- the asnS gene encoding asparagine--tRNA ligase, which produces MKHTKVKDLLNGTKTLHEVKAKGWVRTFRNNQFIALNDGSTINNIQCVVDFENTPDEILKRITTGAAVSITGTLVESQGAGQSVEIQVTKLEILGDSDPEKYPMQPKKHSLEFLRENAHLRIRTNAFGAIMRVRSTLSFAVHQYFQEKGFFYVNTPIITGSDAEGAGEMFRVTALPFDGTPRTEDGKVNFKEDFFGKETNLTVSGQLEGETYAMALGQIYTFGPTFRAENSNTSRHLAEFWMIEPEVAFNNLADNMDLAEDFIKYVIKYTVDKCGDDLKFLEQRLLDEEKSKPQAERSEMALLEKLSFVMDNNFKRVSYTEAIDILKSSKPNKNKKFNYIIDEWGADLQSEHERYLVEKHFKCPVILFDYPAKIKAFYMRLNEDGKTVRAMDILFPGIGEIVGGSQREERLDVLLQKIADLGIDEKELWWYLDTRRFGTAVHSGFGLGFERLVLFVTGMSNIRDVIPFPRTPQNAEF; this is translated from the coding sequence ATGAAGCACACTAAAGTTAAAGACCTGCTAAACGGTACGAAGACATTACATGAAGTAAAAGCAAAAGGTTGGGTTAGAACATTTAGAAATAATCAGTTTATCGCGTTAAATGACGGTTCTACGATAAATAATATTCAGTGCGTTGTTGATTTTGAAAATACTCCGGATGAAATCCTAAAAAGAATCACTACCGGTGCAGCCGTTAGTATTACCGGAACTTTAGTAGAAAGTCAGGGTGCCGGACAATCTGTAGAAATCCAGGTGACCAAATTGGAAATCCTAGGTGATTCCGATCCGGAAAAATATCCGATGCAACCTAAGAAACACTCATTGGAATTTTTACGTGAAAATGCCCATTTACGCATCCGTACAAATGCTTTCGGAGCCATCATGCGAGTACGTTCTACCTTGTCATTTGCCGTACATCAATATTTTCAGGAAAAAGGGTTTTTCTATGTAAACACGCCTATTATTACCGGATCTGATGCGGAAGGTGCGGGAGAAATGTTCCGCGTAACAGCACTTCCTTTTGACGGTACGCCAAGAACGGAAGACGGAAAAGTAAACTTTAAAGAAGATTTCTTCGGCAAAGAAACCAACTTAACCGTTTCCGGTCAGCTGGAAGGAGAAACGTATGCAATGGCTTTAGGTCAGATTTATACATTCGGCCCTACATTCAGAGCTGAAAATTCGAATACATCACGTCACTTAGCTGAATTCTGGATGATCGAGCCTGAAGTTGCTTTTAACAACCTGGCGGACAACATGGATCTAGCGGAAGATTTTATCAAATATGTTATTAAATATACTGTTGATAAATGTGGTGATGACTTAAAATTCCTGGAGCAACGCTTACTGGATGAAGAGAAATCAAAACCACAGGCGGAAAGAAGTGAAATGGCGCTATTGGAAAAATTAAGCTTTGTAATGGACAATAACTTCAAACGTGTAAGCTATACGGAAGCAATTGACATTTTAAAAAGCTCAAAACCGAATAAAAACAAAAAATTCAACTATATCATCGACGAATGGGGTGCTGACTTACAAAGTGAGCACGAGCGTTACCTTGTTGAAAAGCACTTTAAATGCCCGGTAATTCTATTTGATTATCCGGCTAAAATCAAGGCTTTCTACATGCGTTTAAATGAAGACGGAAAAACGGTACGCGCCATGGACATTCTTTTTCCAGGTATCGGAGAGATTGTCGGAGGTTCACAAAGAGAAGAGCGTTTGGACGTATTGTTACAAAAAATCGCAGACCTTGGAATCGATGAAAAAGAACTATGGTGGTATCTGGATACCCGTCGTTTCGGAACAGCTGTTCACAGTGGTTTCGGACTTGGTTTTGAAAGACTGGTATTATTTGTGACCGGAATGTCAAACATCCGTGACGTAATTCCGTTCCCGAGAACACCGCAAAACGCTGAATTTTAA
- the frr gene encoding ribosome recycling factor, whose protein sequence is MTEEINFVLDSTKESMNDSLAHLEKSFLNIRAGKASPQMLGSVFVDYYGSQTPLSQVANVNTPDARTITVTPWEKAMLQPIEKAIMIANLGFNPMNNGDNIIISVPPLTEERRRDLVKQAKSEAEDAKISIRNARKEANTEIKKLEKDGTSEDICKSAEEDVQKLTDIYIKKIDEALVTKEAEIMKV, encoded by the coding sequence ATGACGGAAGAAATTAATTTTGTTTTAGATAGTACAAAAGAATCCATGAACGATTCTTTAGCTCACCTGGAAAAATCATTCCTGAACATTCGTGCCGGGAAAGCTTCTCCTCAAATGCTGGGTAGTGTTTTTGTAGACTATTACGGTTCGCAGACACCCCTTTCTCAGGTGGCCAACGTAAATACGCCGGATGCGCGTACGATTACTGTTACGCCATGGGAAAAAGCCATGTTACAACCTATCGAAAAAGCCATTATGATTGCCAATCTTGGTTTTAATCCGATGAATAACGGAGACAATATCATTATTAGTGTTCCGCCATTAACCGAAGAGCGTCGTCGTGACTTAGTAAAACAAGCCAAATCGGAAGCGGAAGATGCTAAAATCAGCATCCGTAATGCCAGAAAAGAGGCAAATACCGAAATTAAAAAATTAGAAAAAGACGGAACTTCAGAAGACATTTGTAAAAGCGCTGAAGAAGACGTTCAGAAATTAACGGATATTTACATTAAAAAAATTGATGAGGCTTTGGTAACAAAAGAAGCCGAAATCATGAAAGTATAA
- a CDS encoding response regulator → MAKEINILLVDDHPMTLDGYINLLSEFNTENLTLTFTTAHNCTVAYNTIINFSRLKKDIDFAYLDISLPPYKEMNIESGVDLALLIRDKFPKCKIALLTMHNEPVLIDKIMNKVNPEAFISKCDVNFEMFPNVFEKMYSGETFASHTISNALKELMMKNIKWDSIDSQILLLISQGVKTADLPNYIPLSMSALEKRKANIKSQLLRSKGGDKELIEEAKKIGLI, encoded by the coding sequence ATGGCTAAAGAAATAAATATTCTGTTAGTAGATGACCATCCAATGACTCTCGATGGGTATATCAACTTGCTTTCCGAATTCAATACAGAAAATTTAACCCTAACCTTTACAACGGCACATAATTGTACAGTTGCTTATAATACAATTATCAATTTTTCCCGTTTAAAAAAGGATATCGATTTTGCTTATCTGGATATTAGTCTGCCGCCCTATAAAGAAATGAATATTGAATCGGGTGTCGATTTAGCGCTGTTAATCCGGGATAAATTTCCAAAATGTAAGATTGCACTTTTAACAATGCACAACGAACCGGTGCTGATTGATAAGATCATGAACAAGGTTAATCCGGAAGCTTTTATTTCAAAATGTGATGTGAATTTTGAAATGTTCCCGAATGTGTTCGAAAAAATGTATTCCGGCGAAACTTTTGCAAGTCATACTATTTCCAACGCGCTGAAAGAACTGATGATGAAGAACATCAAATGGGATTCAATCGACAGTCAGATTTTACTTTTAATTTCTCAGGGTGTTAAAACAGCCGATCTTCCGAATTATATTCCGTTGTCAATGAGTGCTCTGGAAAAAAGAAAAGCAAACATTAAAAGTCAGTTGCTACGTTCCAAAGGCGGAGATAAAGAATTGATTGAAGAAGCGAAAAAAATAGGGTTGATTTAA
- a CDS encoding ATP-binding protein has protein sequence MDKKSDVAVSDKKINALFKNATNTQQSASEKKRYLDSIYHQISLRKNDSITRNFHFQLADEFYRLNDFQTSRYISEKAYKLSEEANDSVATAKAFYYIGDCYEPIKKDSAFYYYLQAEKIYRRLKDSENVGRMLLYKGGILYSEGNYIESEIEASKSLQLLNKSGNYKLTYSAYNILANSLQGLNDFNGALKYHELALKEYDKLKLKETDPKVILGYYIPTLNNIGYMYDKIGEHQKAIKQFEKIIAIKNLRKVFPEYYAATLSNLAYSKMKAGDYKNLKEMFYESIHLRDSLGNQAGVAYSKVQLGEFYLIQKDTLKSIATLKESYQLANDTKSYYELLRCLKLLSKIDTSKSQQYSDEYIAVSDSLQKKERATRNKYARIAYETERLEEENEVLTKRNLYILLGAAFFIFIVTALGIIRHLKAKNKELQLIQQQQEANEEIYHLLVEQQTKVNTAKEEEKTRIAMELHDNIMNKIYGVRMNLGFFNNKADEKATEKRKEYILELQNIEKEIRTISHDLSKNSYFEERNFTELLSFLIKNQENINNTDFHYEIDENIDWNNVPNTCKINIYRIVQEGILNINKYANAKNAFITITITESGKIKLIISDDGAGFDVKVAKKGIGLKNMTERITALKGELNIKSNIGKGTQIEAIFSL, from the coding sequence ATGGACAAAAAAAGTGACGTTGCCGTTTCGGATAAAAAAATAAATGCGCTTTTCAAAAATGCTACAAACACACAACAATCGGCGTCCGAAAAAAAGAGGTATCTCGATTCTATCTATCATCAGATCTCCTTACGCAAAAACGATTCAATAACCCGGAACTTCCATTTTCAACTGGCGGATGAATTTTACCGGTTAAACGATTTTCAAACTTCCCGATATATTAGCGAGAAAGCGTATAAACTATCGGAAGAAGCAAATGATAGTGTCGCCACAGCCAAAGCTTTTTATTATATCGGCGATTGTTATGAACCCATCAAAAAAGACAGCGCTTTCTACTATTACCTCCAAGCCGAGAAAATATACCGCCGACTTAAAGATTCAGAGAATGTAGGTCGGATGCTATTATACAAAGGCGGTATTTTATACAGCGAGGGTAACTATATTGAAAGTGAAATCGAAGCCAGTAAATCACTACAGTTATTAAACAAATCCGGAAATTATAAGCTGACTTATAGTGCTTATAACATCCTTGCCAATTCACTTCAGGGATTAAACGATTTTAACGGCGCTTTGAAATACCACGAACTGGCTTTAAAAGAATACGACAAACTCAAATTAAAAGAAACCGATCCGAAAGTTATATTGGGTTATTATATCCCGACGTTAAACAACATCGGTTATATGTACGATAAAATCGGAGAGCATCAGAAGGCAATCAAACAATTTGAAAAAATTATAGCCATTAAAAACCTCCGAAAAGTTTTTCCCGAATATTATGCCGCCACGTTAAGTAATCTCGCTTATTCCAAAATGAAAGCCGGCGATTACAAAAACCTTAAAGAGATGTTTTACGAATCGATACATCTTAGAGACAGTCTGGGCAATCAAGCCGGTGTAGCGTATAGTAAAGTACAACTTGGTGAATTTTATCTGATTCAGAAAGACACTTTAAAATCGATTGCCACTTTAAAGGAAAGTTACCAGTTGGCAAACGACACCAAGAGTTACTACGAATTATTGCGATGCTTAAAACTTTTATCCAAAATAGACACCAGTAAAAGTCAGCAATATTCTGATGAATATATTGCCGTAAGCGACAGTTTACAGAAAAAAGAGCGTGCAACCCGTAATAAGTATGCCCGTATTGCTTATGAAACCGAGCGATTGGAAGAAGAAAACGAAGTATTAACCAAACGAAATTTATACATCTTACTAGGTGCCGCTTTCTTTATTTTTATAGTAACCGCACTCGGAATTATCCGCCATTTAAAAGCCAAAAACAAAGAATTACAGTTGATTCAACAACAACAGGAAGCTAACGAAGAGATTTATCATCTTCTGGTTGAACAACAAACAAAAGTCAACACGGCAAAAGAAGAAGAAAAAACAAGGATTGCAATGGAATTGCATGACAACATTATGAATAAAATTTACGGTGTCCGGATGAATCTTGGTTTTTTCAACAATAAAGCCGATGAAAAAGCGACCGAAAAACGAAAAGAATACATCCTTGAACTTCAGAATATTGAAAAAGAAATCCGGACAATTTCTCATGATTTAAGTAAGAACTCCTATTTTGAGGAACGCAATTTCACCGAATTATTAAGCTTTCTGATCAAAAACCAGGAGAACATCAACAATACGGATTTTCATTATGAAATTGATGAAAACATCGATTGGAACAATGTCCCGAATACGTGTAAGATTAATATTTACAGAATCGTACAGGAAGGCATTCTTAATATCAACAAATATGCTAACGCTAAAAATGCTTTTATAACGATCACCATTACCGAATCCGGTAAAATAAAATTGATTATCAGTGATGACGGAGCCGGTTTTGACGTAAAAGTGGCTAAAAAAGGTATTGGACTGAAGAACATGACCGAACGGATTACGGCGCTGAAAGGCGAATTAAACATTAAATCCAACATCGGAAAAGGAACGCAGATAGAAGCCATATTTTCTTTATAG
- the pyrH gene encoding UMP kinase translates to MKYKRILLKLSGEALMGERQYGIDPKRLAEYATEIKQIHDKGVEIAIVIGGGNIFRGVAGASNGMDRVQGDYMGMLATVINGMALQGALEEAGMQTRLQTALKIEAIAEPYIKRRAVRHLEKGRIVIFGAGTGNPYFTTDTAAVLRGVEINADVILKGTRVDGVYTADPEKDANAVKFDNITFDDVLKKGLNVMDTTAFTLSQENELPIIVFDMNKEGNLLKVCEGETVGTTVNI, encoded by the coding sequence ATGAAATACAAAAGAATCCTTTTGAAATTAAGTGGTGAAGCTTTAATGGGTGAGCGACAATATGGTATTGATCCGAAAAGATTAGCTGAATATGCGACTGAAATCAAACAAATCCATGATAAAGGTGTTGAAATCGCTATTGTTATCGGAGGCGGAAACATTTTTAGAGGTGTAGCCGGAGCCAGTAACGGAATGGATAGAGTTCAGGGGGATTATATGGGAATGTTAGCTACTGTAATTAACGGAATGGCTTTACAAGGTGCTTTGGAAGAAGCCGGAATGCAAACCCGTTTACAAACAGCGTTAAAGATCGAGGCTATCGCTGAACCTTATATTAAAAGAAGAGCTGTACGTCATCTTGAAAAAGGAAGAATTGTTATCTTCGGAGCCGGAACCGGTAATCCTTATTTCACAACCGATACTGCCGCAGTTTTAAGAGGTGTTGAAATTAATGCTGATGTTATCCTGAAAGGAACACGCGTAGACGGAGTATATACTGCCGATCCGGAAAAAGATGCAAATGCCGTGAAATTCGACAATATCACGTTTGATGATGTATTGAAAAAAGGTCTAAATGTAATGGACACAACTGCCTTTACATTAAGTCAGGAAAACGAATTGCCTATTATCGTTTTCGACATGAATAAAGAAGGTAATTTATTAAAAGTTTGTGAAGGAGAAACAGTTGGTACAACTGTAAATATTTAA
- the rpoN gene encoding RNA polymerase factor sigma-54, producing the protein MLKQHLQLKLSQKLSPQQIQLMKLIQLPTQAFEQRLKEELVENPALEAGKEESADHDDYADDDYDEYDDFDNERIDADEINIDEYLSDDETPDYKLQANNYSDDDEDRSLPFAAPVSFHQDLINQLNTFILSDSEREIAEFLVGSIDDMGYIRRDIQDIVDDMAFTQGIYTDEKNVERILNIIHELEPSGVGARDLQECLLLQLRHKTPTEAIELAIDILENQFDAFTKKHYDKLLQKYDITQEQLRKAIDEIEKLNPKPGGSFDTNSRTVEHVVPDFSIRLIDGELELSLNGRNAPELHVSKDYQEMLQTYKESREKSNSQKDAVQFIKQKLDSAKWFIDAIKQRNETLFVTMNAIMHYQEEYFLDGDETKLKPMILKDIADMVGLDISTVSRVANSKYVETPYGTKLIKEFFSEAMKNDQGEDVSTIEIKKILQNVIEDEDKSKPLPDDKLADILKEKGYPIARRTIAKYREQLDIPVARMRKKI; encoded by the coding sequence ATGCTTAAACAACATTTACAACTCAAATTATCACAGAAATTATCTCCTCAGCAAATTCAACTGATGAAGCTGATTCAATTGCCTACACAAGCTTTTGAACAACGGCTAAAAGAAGAATTAGTTGAGAATCCGGCTTTGGAAGCCGGTAAAGAAGAATCGGCAGATCACGACGATTATGCAGATGATGATTATGATGAATATGATGATTTCGACAACGAACGTATTGATGCCGACGAAATCAATATTGATGAGTATTTGAGTGACGATGAAACGCCTGATTATAAATTACAAGCTAACAATTACAGTGATGACGATGAAGACAGAAGTCTGCCGTTTGCCGCACCGGTTAGTTTTCATCAGGATTTGATCAACCAATTAAACACTTTTATTCTTTCGGACAGTGAACGCGAAATCGCCGAATTTTTAGTCGGTAGTATTGATGACATGGGGTATATCCGTCGCGATATTCAGGATATTGTAGACGATATGGCTTTTACACAAGGAATTTATACCGATGAGAAAAATGTAGAGCGAATCCTTAATATCATCCACGAACTGGAGCCATCGGGTGTCGGTGCCCGCGATTTACAGGAGTGTTTATTATTACAGCTTCGCCATAAAACACCAACAGAAGCGATCGAACTGGCTATTGATATTCTTGAAAATCAATTCGATGCTTTTACCAAAAAACATTACGACAAGTTACTACAGAAATACGATATCACACAGGAACAGCTTCGCAAGGCAATTGACGAAATTGAAAAATTAAACCCGAAACCGGGTGGTTCTTTCGACACCAATTCCAGAACGGTCGAACATGTGGTACCGGACTTTTCCATACGCCTTATCGACGGTGAACTGGAACTTTCCCTAAACGGCAGAAATGCTCCGGAATTACACGTTTCCAAAGATTATCAGGAAATGCTGCAAACCTATAAGGAATCGCGCGAAAAATCGAATTCCCAAAAAGATGCCGTTCAGTTTATCAAACAAAAGCTGGATTCCGCTAAATGGTTTATCGATGCGATCAAACAGCGTAACGAAACTTTATTTGTTACCATGAATGCGATTATGCACTACCAAGAGGAATATTTCCTTGACGGTGACGAAACCAAACTTAAACCGATGATCTTAAAAGATATTGCGGATATGGTTGGTTTGGATATTTCGACCGTTTCACGGGTAGCCAACAGTAAATATGTTGAAACACCTTACGGCACAAAGCTGATTAAAGAATTCTTTTCTGAGGCGATGAAAAACGATCAGGGCGAAGATGTTTCTACAATTGAGATCAAAAAGATATTACAAAATGTAATTGAAGACGAAGATAAAAGCAAACCGCTTCCTGATGATAAGTTAGCTGACATTCTAAAAGAAAAAGGCTATCCGATTGCAAGAAGAACGATTGCTAAATATCGCGAGCAACTGGACATTCCGGTGGCTCGAATGAGAAAGAAAATATAA
- a CDS encoding porin family protein: MIKAGLLYILLLLPIAGIWAQTEETEKKEEVKKVVVDSLYREDQFYVSIAYNLLTNSPAGFSQNSFSLGLSAGFLRDIPLNKKRTFAIAPGLGYTFNSFRQNMKIMEQENVVNYSISSDFDRNKLETHYLDIPIEVRWRTSTPESHKFWRIYSGFKFSYLMYSKSVFTGSSEKIKVFNNSDLNKIQYGPYVGIGYNTFNAYAYYGLNPLFKSGEIDGEKIKINVFSFLVIFYIL; encoded by the coding sequence ATGATTAAAGCTGGCCTGCTCTATATTTTATTACTTCTTCCGATAGCCGGAATTTGGGCACAAACCGAAGAAACGGAAAAAAAAGAAGAGGTAAAGAAAGTTGTTGTTGACTCATTATACAGAGAAGATCAGTTCTATGTCAGTATAGCTTATAATTTATTGACCAACAGTCCGGCCGGATTTTCGCAAAATTCCTTTTCTCTGGGATTAAGTGCCGGTTTTCTAAGAGATATCCCGCTTAACAAAAAAAGAACTTTCGCAATAGCACCGGGTTTGGGCTATACTTTCAATAGTTTTCGTCAGAATATGAAAATTATGGAACAGGAAAATGTTGTGAATTATTCGATCAGTTCCGATTTCGACCGAAATAAGCTGGAAACACATTATCTGGATATTCCGATTGAAGTGCGTTGGCGAACTTCAACACCCGAAAGTCATAAATTCTGGAGAATCTATTCCGGTTTTAAATTCAGTTACCTGATGTATAGCAAATCGGTATTCACCGGTAGCAGTGAAAAAATCAAAGTATTTAATAATTCCGATCTGAATAAAATTCAATACGGACCATATGTTGGTATCGGGTATAATACTTTTAATGCTTATGCTTATTATGGCTTAAATCCACTTTTTAAATCCGGGGAAATTGACGGCGAAAAAATTAAGATTAATGTTTTTAGCTTCCTGGTGATTTTCTATATTCTATAG